A genomic stretch from Mastacembelus armatus chromosome 7, fMasArm1.2, whole genome shotgun sequence includes:
- the LOC113145817 gene encoding calcium-independent phospholipase A2-gamma-like isoform X3, whose product MTSRSRSLTSRLKYWTHCHQMDYHYLSINMLAWQSSSGNRTLRSYCKMKYLMSLLRQYPHLARRPLCLDLHSYSLMNPLPPTSYHLLRHFTNELKHLEVVRFYSSSYKNPVKAEAPIRIFKEAQNHFHLNSPGECLGQSFNQLSKHMNIYIKRNNVEPTAEYTCLTALEYHGRSQRCSHSHWAARETNISEGKDIMQTLEGKQQTTPNKQECSGRNPSTQENPGLQLFHISSLSTRFGESYSYVANHINSVFSLGFKKTQLQEKLESMSFTTGTNRMQKNRKIPNTCIINSEEAKFSQVQLHPEQATVESKNIPNSWEEGYLHFARHINKYFGAKVTDEVQNRRKVFSVEKNSTYKSNFSRQSTSQTCGATSQLKQEESIIPETGGLFHSSSNTTSFGENYFQMARHINHYFKGQSGLKEDIGRNLPIEMDLLSANYGRLKAVTFVDCFRHPTSAIPDFLRTYLKGDPFTQTSHPKPATILPNAVLNKKLVLTQRHAEEMTRVLMSSLRLTLSPEALTACMEALNEHLIQYPSCKALMWQEKTAVMLLRRRRNCRGNQALQRALRETLALIGYVDPVKGRGIRVLSIDGGGTRGVVPLQVLKLLEEETGRKIHQLFDYICGVSTGAVLAFMLGLERFSLEECADMYRQVGSEVFCQNPLVGTMKMGWSHSYYDTETWETILREKLGTRVLIKTSSDELSPKVSAVSAVVNWGTSPKAFVFRNYNHKPGYLSRYAGGSGYELWQAVRASSAAPGYFQEFALQGDIHQDGGIILNNPCALAVHESRLLWPNQPFQCVLSLGTGRYDNIKRGPATSTSLRAKISNLVSSATDTEGVHTLLDDLLAPDVYFRFNPTLSAVVSLDESRPQVLDQLQRDTQFYLERNRLKLARLCLVLGAERSAVSRAKDWMSERAWEMKHKWV is encoded by the exons ATGACTTCCCGATCGAGATCTCTGACCAGCAGGCTGAAGTATTGGACACACTGCCATCAAATGGACT ATCACTACCTTAGCATCAACATGTTGGCATGGCAATCAAGTTCTGGGAACAGGACGTTGAGGTCATACTGCAAAATGAAGTACCTAATGAGCCTGCTCAGACAATACCCTCATCTGGCCAGACGACCTCTTTGCCTGGACCTTCACAGCTATTCACTGATGAACCCCTTACCACCTACCTCTTACCACCTCCTCAGACATTTTACCAATGAATTAAAACATCTGGAGGTTGTGCGTTTTTACTCTTCCTCATATAAAAATCCAGTCAAAGCTGAAGCTCCCATCAGGATCTTTAAGGAGGCTCAGaatcatttccatttgaatTCACCGGGAGAATGTCTTGGTCAGTCATTTAATCAGTTGTccaaacacatgaacatataCATTAAGAGAAACAATGTTGAACCTACAGCTGAATATACTTGTCTTACAGCTTTAGAATATCATGGCAGGTCACAGAGATGCAGTCACAGTCATTGGGCAGCCAGAGAGACAAATATATCTGAGGGCAAAGACATAATGCAGACCTTAGAaggcaaacagcaaacaacaccaaacaaacaggAGTGCTCAGGAAGGAATCCTTCAACCCAGGAAAATCCTGGACTGCAGTTATTTCACATCAGCTCTTTGTCTACAAGATTTGGTGAGAGCTACAGTTATGTTGCTAATCACATTAACTCAGTCTTCTCTCTAGGTTTTAAAAAGACTCAACTGCAGGAGAAATTAGAAAGCATGTCTTTCACTACAGGGACAAACAGGATGCAGAAGAATAGGAAAATTCCAAACACTTGCATTATAAACTCAGAAGAAGCTAAGTTTTCTCAGGTACAATTGCATCCTGAACAGGCAACAGTGGAATCTAAAAATATCCCTAACAGTTGGGAGGAGGGATACCTTCACTTTGCAAGACACATCAATAAATACTTTGGTGCAAAGGTTACAGATGAAGTTCAGAACAGGAGAAAAGTATTTTCTGTGGAAAAGAATAGCACGTATAAAAGCAACTTTTCAAGACAATCTACCTCACAAACTTGTGGTGCTACATCACAGCTGAAACAAGAAGAGTCAATCATCCCTGAAACTGgaggcctttttcacagcagctcTAATACAACTAGCTTTGGGGAGAATTATTTCCAAATGGCCAGGCACATCAATCATTATTTCAAGGGTCAAAGTGGACTGAAAGAGGACATTGGTAGAAATCTTCCAATAGAGATGGATCTTCTATCTGCAAATTATGGAAGACTGAAGGCTGTAACATTCGTGGACTGTTTTCGCCACCCTACAAGTGCCATCCCTGACTTCCTTCGAACTTATCTAAAAGGGGACCCTTTTACCCAGACTAGTCACCCCAAACCTGCCACAATTTTGCCAAATGCAGTATTAAATAAAAAG CTTGTCTTGACTCAGAGACATGCAGAAGAAATGACGCGTGTGTTGATGAGCAGTCTGAGGCTGACTTTGTCTCCAGAAGCTTTGACTGCCTGCATGGAGGCGCTCAATGAACACCTTATCCAGTACCCTTCATGCAAAGCTTTAATGTGGCAG GAGAAAACTGCAGTCATGTTGTTGAGAAGGCGACGAAACTGCAGAGGCAACCAGGCACTTCAGAGAGCCCTAAGAGAAACCTTGGCTCTAATCGGCTATGTGGATCCAGTCAAAGGCCGTGGCATTAGAGTGCTCTCAATTGATGGCGGTGGCACAAG gGGTGTGGTGCCTCTGCAGGTGTTAAAGCTACtggaagaagaaacaggaagaaagatCCACCAGCTGTTTGATTACATATGTGGAGTAAGCACAG GTGCTGTCCTAGCCTTCATGCTGGGCCTGGAACGTTTTTCTCTCGAGGAGTGTGCTGACATGTATCGTCAAGTTGGCTCTGAAGTGTTTTGTCAGAACCCATTGGTCGGCACCATGAAGATGGGCTGGAGTCATTCCTACTATGACACTGAGACCTGGGAGACAATATTACG agAAAAGCTGGGAACTAGAGTGCTTATTAAAACATCCAGCGATGAATTGAGTCCTAAG GTTTCAGCGGTTAGCGCAGTGGTAAATTGGGGCACCAGTCCAAAGGCCTTTGTTTTCCGTAACTACAATCACAAACCAGGCTACCTCAGCCGCTATGCTGGAGGCTCAGGCTATGAGTTGTGGCAGGCAGTACGAGCGTCATCAGCTGCCCCAGGATACTTCCAAGAGTTCGCCTTACAAGGTGATATTCATCAG GATGGAGGAATTATTCTGAACAACCCCTGTGCCCTGGCTGTCCACGAGAGCCGCCTTTTGTGGCCCAACCAGccttttcagtgtgtgttgtccCTTGGTACTGGTCGCTATGACAACATCAAGAGGGGACCTGCCACCTCGACCAGCCTGAGGGCCAAAATCAGCAACCTGGTCAGCAGCGCCACCGACACTGAAGGTGTCCACACTCTTTTAGATGACCTGCTTGCACCAGACGTCTACTTCCGCTTCAACCCCACACTAAGTGCTGTGGTTTCCTTGGATGAAAGCCGTCCGCAGGTCCTGGACCAGCTGCAGAGGGACACCCAGTTCTACCTGGAGAGAAACAGGCTCAAACTGGCTAGGCTCTGTTTGGTGCTGGGGGCAGAACGTTCAGCTGTGAGCAGAGCTAAGGACTGGATGAGTGAGAGGGCCTGGGAGATGAAGCATAAATGGGTGTGA
- the LOC113145817 gene encoding calcium-independent phospholipase A2-gamma-like isoform X2 produces the protein MTSRSRSLTSRLKYWTHCHQMDCNNFDLLTFHLAFSSVCGQITATIKYHYLSINMLAWQSSSGNRTLRSYCKMKYLMSLLRQYPHLARRPLCLDLHSYSLMNPLPPTSYHLLRHFTNELKHLEVVRFYSSSYKNPVKAEAPIRIFKEAQNHFHLNSPGECLGQSFNQLSKHMNIYIKRNNVEPTAEYTCLTALEYHGRSQRCSHSHWAARETNISEGKDIMQTLEGKQQTTPNKQECSGRNPSTQENPGLQLFHISSLSTRFGESYSYVANHINSVFSLGFKKTQLQEKLESMSFTTGTNRMQKNRKIPNTCIINSEEAKFSQVQLHPEQATVESKNIPNSWEEGYLHFARHINKYFGAKVTDEVQNRRKVFSVEKNSTYKSNFSRQSTSQTCGATSQLKQEESIIPETGGLFHSSSNTTSFGENYFQMARHINHYFKGQSGLKEDIGRNLPIEMDLLSANYGRLKAVTFVDCFRHPTSAIPDFLRTYLKGDPFTQTSHPKPATILPNAVLNKKRHAEEMTRVLMSSLRLTLSPEALTACMEALNEHLIQYPSCKALMWQEKTAVMLLRRRRNCRGNQALQRALRETLALIGYVDPVKGRGIRVLSIDGGGTRGVVPLQVLKLLEEETGRKIHQLFDYICGVSTGAVLAFMLGLERFSLEECADMYRQVGSEVFCQNPLVGTMKMGWSHSYYDTETWETILREKLGTRVLIKTSSDELSPKVSAVSAVVNWGTSPKAFVFRNYNHKPGYLSRYAGGSGYELWQAVRASSAAPGYFQEFALQGDIHQDGGIILNNPCALAVHESRLLWPNQPFQCVLSLGTGRYDNIKRGPATSTSLRAKISNLVSSATDTEGVHTLLDDLLAPDVYFRFNPTLSAVVSLDESRPQVLDQLQRDTQFYLERNRLKLARLCLVLGAERSAVSRAKDWMSERAWEMKHKWV, from the exons ATGACTTCCCGATCGAGATCTCTGACCAGCAGGCTGAAGTATTGGACACACTGCCATCAAATGGACTGTAATAACTTTGATCTCCTGACTTTTCATCTggcattttcttcagtttgtggACAAATTACTGCTACTATCAAAT ATCACTACCTTAGCATCAACATGTTGGCATGGCAATCAAGTTCTGGGAACAGGACGTTGAGGTCATACTGCAAAATGAAGTACCTAATGAGCCTGCTCAGACAATACCCTCATCTGGCCAGACGACCTCTTTGCCTGGACCTTCACAGCTATTCACTGATGAACCCCTTACCACCTACCTCTTACCACCTCCTCAGACATTTTACCAATGAATTAAAACATCTGGAGGTTGTGCGTTTTTACTCTTCCTCATATAAAAATCCAGTCAAAGCTGAAGCTCCCATCAGGATCTTTAAGGAGGCTCAGaatcatttccatttgaatTCACCGGGAGAATGTCTTGGTCAGTCATTTAATCAGTTGTccaaacacatgaacatataCATTAAGAGAAACAATGTTGAACCTACAGCTGAATATACTTGTCTTACAGCTTTAGAATATCATGGCAGGTCACAGAGATGCAGTCACAGTCATTGGGCAGCCAGAGAGACAAATATATCTGAGGGCAAAGACATAATGCAGACCTTAGAaggcaaacagcaaacaacaccaaacaaacaggAGTGCTCAGGAAGGAATCCTTCAACCCAGGAAAATCCTGGACTGCAGTTATTTCACATCAGCTCTTTGTCTACAAGATTTGGTGAGAGCTACAGTTATGTTGCTAATCACATTAACTCAGTCTTCTCTCTAGGTTTTAAAAAGACTCAACTGCAGGAGAAATTAGAAAGCATGTCTTTCACTACAGGGACAAACAGGATGCAGAAGAATAGGAAAATTCCAAACACTTGCATTATAAACTCAGAAGAAGCTAAGTTTTCTCAGGTACAATTGCATCCTGAACAGGCAACAGTGGAATCTAAAAATATCCCTAACAGTTGGGAGGAGGGATACCTTCACTTTGCAAGACACATCAATAAATACTTTGGTGCAAAGGTTACAGATGAAGTTCAGAACAGGAGAAAAGTATTTTCTGTGGAAAAGAATAGCACGTATAAAAGCAACTTTTCAAGACAATCTACCTCACAAACTTGTGGTGCTACATCACAGCTGAAACAAGAAGAGTCAATCATCCCTGAAACTGgaggcctttttcacagcagctcTAATACAACTAGCTTTGGGGAGAATTATTTCCAAATGGCCAGGCACATCAATCATTATTTCAAGGGTCAAAGTGGACTGAAAGAGGACATTGGTAGAAATCTTCCAATAGAGATGGATCTTCTATCTGCAAATTATGGAAGACTGAAGGCTGTAACATTCGTGGACTGTTTTCGCCACCCTACAAGTGCCATCCCTGACTTCCTTCGAACTTATCTAAAAGGGGACCCTTTTACCCAGACTAGTCACCCCAAACCTGCCACAATTTTGCCAAATGCAGTATTAAATAAAAAG AGACATGCAGAAGAAATGACGCGTGTGTTGATGAGCAGTCTGAGGCTGACTTTGTCTCCAGAAGCTTTGACTGCCTGCATGGAGGCGCTCAATGAACACCTTATCCAGTACCCTTCATGCAAAGCTTTAATGTGGCAG GAGAAAACTGCAGTCATGTTGTTGAGAAGGCGACGAAACTGCAGAGGCAACCAGGCACTTCAGAGAGCCCTAAGAGAAACCTTGGCTCTAATCGGCTATGTGGATCCAGTCAAAGGCCGTGGCATTAGAGTGCTCTCAATTGATGGCGGTGGCACAAG gGGTGTGGTGCCTCTGCAGGTGTTAAAGCTACtggaagaagaaacaggaagaaagatCCACCAGCTGTTTGATTACATATGTGGAGTAAGCACAG GTGCTGTCCTAGCCTTCATGCTGGGCCTGGAACGTTTTTCTCTCGAGGAGTGTGCTGACATGTATCGTCAAGTTGGCTCTGAAGTGTTTTGTCAGAACCCATTGGTCGGCACCATGAAGATGGGCTGGAGTCATTCCTACTATGACACTGAGACCTGGGAGACAATATTACG agAAAAGCTGGGAACTAGAGTGCTTATTAAAACATCCAGCGATGAATTGAGTCCTAAG GTTTCAGCGGTTAGCGCAGTGGTAAATTGGGGCACCAGTCCAAAGGCCTTTGTTTTCCGTAACTACAATCACAAACCAGGCTACCTCAGCCGCTATGCTGGAGGCTCAGGCTATGAGTTGTGGCAGGCAGTACGAGCGTCATCAGCTGCCCCAGGATACTTCCAAGAGTTCGCCTTACAAGGTGATATTCATCAG GATGGAGGAATTATTCTGAACAACCCCTGTGCCCTGGCTGTCCACGAGAGCCGCCTTTTGTGGCCCAACCAGccttttcagtgtgtgttgtccCTTGGTACTGGTCGCTATGACAACATCAAGAGGGGACCTGCCACCTCGACCAGCCTGAGGGCCAAAATCAGCAACCTGGTCAGCAGCGCCACCGACACTGAAGGTGTCCACACTCTTTTAGATGACCTGCTTGCACCAGACGTCTACTTCCGCTTCAACCCCACACTAAGTGCTGTGGTTTCCTTGGATGAAAGCCGTCCGCAGGTCCTGGACCAGCTGCAGAGGGACACCCAGTTCTACCTGGAGAGAAACAGGCTCAAACTGGCTAGGCTCTGTTTGGTGCTGGGGGCAGAACGTTCAGCTGTGAGCAGAGCTAAGGACTGGATGAGTGAGAGGGCCTGGGAGATGAAGCATAAATGGGTGTGA
- the LOC113145817 gene encoding calcium-independent phospholipase A2-gamma-like isoform X1, protein MTSRSRSLTSRLKYWTHCHQMDCNNFDLLTFHLAFSSVCGQITATIKYHYLSINMLAWQSSSGNRTLRSYCKMKYLMSLLRQYPHLARRPLCLDLHSYSLMNPLPPTSYHLLRHFTNELKHLEVVRFYSSSYKNPVKAEAPIRIFKEAQNHFHLNSPGECLGQSFNQLSKHMNIYIKRNNVEPTAEYTCLTALEYHGRSQRCSHSHWAARETNISEGKDIMQTLEGKQQTTPNKQECSGRNPSTQENPGLQLFHISSLSTRFGESYSYVANHINSVFSLGFKKTQLQEKLESMSFTTGTNRMQKNRKIPNTCIINSEEAKFSQVQLHPEQATVESKNIPNSWEEGYLHFARHINKYFGAKVTDEVQNRRKVFSVEKNSTYKSNFSRQSTSQTCGATSQLKQEESIIPETGGLFHSSSNTTSFGENYFQMARHINHYFKGQSGLKEDIGRNLPIEMDLLSANYGRLKAVTFVDCFRHPTSAIPDFLRTYLKGDPFTQTSHPKPATILPNAVLNKKLVLTQRHAEEMTRVLMSSLRLTLSPEALTACMEALNEHLIQYPSCKALMWQEKTAVMLLRRRRNCRGNQALQRALRETLALIGYVDPVKGRGIRVLSIDGGGTRGVVPLQVLKLLEEETGRKIHQLFDYICGVSTGAVLAFMLGLERFSLEECADMYRQVGSEVFCQNPLVGTMKMGWSHSYYDTETWETILREKLGTRVLIKTSSDELSPKVSAVSAVVNWGTSPKAFVFRNYNHKPGYLSRYAGGSGYELWQAVRASSAAPGYFQEFALQGDIHQDGGIILNNPCALAVHESRLLWPNQPFQCVLSLGTGRYDNIKRGPATSTSLRAKISNLVSSATDTEGVHTLLDDLLAPDVYFRFNPTLSAVVSLDESRPQVLDQLQRDTQFYLERNRLKLARLCLVLGAERSAVSRAKDWMSERAWEMKHKWV, encoded by the exons ATGACTTCCCGATCGAGATCTCTGACCAGCAGGCTGAAGTATTGGACACACTGCCATCAAATGGACTGTAATAACTTTGATCTCCTGACTTTTCATCTggcattttcttcagtttgtggACAAATTACTGCTACTATCAAAT ATCACTACCTTAGCATCAACATGTTGGCATGGCAATCAAGTTCTGGGAACAGGACGTTGAGGTCATACTGCAAAATGAAGTACCTAATGAGCCTGCTCAGACAATACCCTCATCTGGCCAGACGACCTCTTTGCCTGGACCTTCACAGCTATTCACTGATGAACCCCTTACCACCTACCTCTTACCACCTCCTCAGACATTTTACCAATGAATTAAAACATCTGGAGGTTGTGCGTTTTTACTCTTCCTCATATAAAAATCCAGTCAAAGCTGAAGCTCCCATCAGGATCTTTAAGGAGGCTCAGaatcatttccatttgaatTCACCGGGAGAATGTCTTGGTCAGTCATTTAATCAGTTGTccaaacacatgaacatataCATTAAGAGAAACAATGTTGAACCTACAGCTGAATATACTTGTCTTACAGCTTTAGAATATCATGGCAGGTCACAGAGATGCAGTCACAGTCATTGGGCAGCCAGAGAGACAAATATATCTGAGGGCAAAGACATAATGCAGACCTTAGAaggcaaacagcaaacaacaccaaacaaacaggAGTGCTCAGGAAGGAATCCTTCAACCCAGGAAAATCCTGGACTGCAGTTATTTCACATCAGCTCTTTGTCTACAAGATTTGGTGAGAGCTACAGTTATGTTGCTAATCACATTAACTCAGTCTTCTCTCTAGGTTTTAAAAAGACTCAACTGCAGGAGAAATTAGAAAGCATGTCTTTCACTACAGGGACAAACAGGATGCAGAAGAATAGGAAAATTCCAAACACTTGCATTATAAACTCAGAAGAAGCTAAGTTTTCTCAGGTACAATTGCATCCTGAACAGGCAACAGTGGAATCTAAAAATATCCCTAACAGTTGGGAGGAGGGATACCTTCACTTTGCAAGACACATCAATAAATACTTTGGTGCAAAGGTTACAGATGAAGTTCAGAACAGGAGAAAAGTATTTTCTGTGGAAAAGAATAGCACGTATAAAAGCAACTTTTCAAGACAATCTACCTCACAAACTTGTGGTGCTACATCACAGCTGAAACAAGAAGAGTCAATCATCCCTGAAACTGgaggcctttttcacagcagctcTAATACAACTAGCTTTGGGGAGAATTATTTCCAAATGGCCAGGCACATCAATCATTATTTCAAGGGTCAAAGTGGACTGAAAGAGGACATTGGTAGAAATCTTCCAATAGAGATGGATCTTCTATCTGCAAATTATGGAAGACTGAAGGCTGTAACATTCGTGGACTGTTTTCGCCACCCTACAAGTGCCATCCCTGACTTCCTTCGAACTTATCTAAAAGGGGACCCTTTTACCCAGACTAGTCACCCCAAACCTGCCACAATTTTGCCAAATGCAGTATTAAATAAAAAG CTTGTCTTGACTCAGAGACATGCAGAAGAAATGACGCGTGTGTTGATGAGCAGTCTGAGGCTGACTTTGTCTCCAGAAGCTTTGACTGCCTGCATGGAGGCGCTCAATGAACACCTTATCCAGTACCCTTCATGCAAAGCTTTAATGTGGCAG GAGAAAACTGCAGTCATGTTGTTGAGAAGGCGACGAAACTGCAGAGGCAACCAGGCACTTCAGAGAGCCCTAAGAGAAACCTTGGCTCTAATCGGCTATGTGGATCCAGTCAAAGGCCGTGGCATTAGAGTGCTCTCAATTGATGGCGGTGGCACAAG gGGTGTGGTGCCTCTGCAGGTGTTAAAGCTACtggaagaagaaacaggaagaaagatCCACCAGCTGTTTGATTACATATGTGGAGTAAGCACAG GTGCTGTCCTAGCCTTCATGCTGGGCCTGGAACGTTTTTCTCTCGAGGAGTGTGCTGACATGTATCGTCAAGTTGGCTCTGAAGTGTTTTGTCAGAACCCATTGGTCGGCACCATGAAGATGGGCTGGAGTCATTCCTACTATGACACTGAGACCTGGGAGACAATATTACG agAAAAGCTGGGAACTAGAGTGCTTATTAAAACATCCAGCGATGAATTGAGTCCTAAG GTTTCAGCGGTTAGCGCAGTGGTAAATTGGGGCACCAGTCCAAAGGCCTTTGTTTTCCGTAACTACAATCACAAACCAGGCTACCTCAGCCGCTATGCTGGAGGCTCAGGCTATGAGTTGTGGCAGGCAGTACGAGCGTCATCAGCTGCCCCAGGATACTTCCAAGAGTTCGCCTTACAAGGTGATATTCATCAG GATGGAGGAATTATTCTGAACAACCCCTGTGCCCTGGCTGTCCACGAGAGCCGCCTTTTGTGGCCCAACCAGccttttcagtgtgtgttgtccCTTGGTACTGGTCGCTATGACAACATCAAGAGGGGACCTGCCACCTCGACCAGCCTGAGGGCCAAAATCAGCAACCTGGTCAGCAGCGCCACCGACACTGAAGGTGTCCACACTCTTTTAGATGACCTGCTTGCACCAGACGTCTACTTCCGCTTCAACCCCACACTAAGTGCTGTGGTTTCCTTGGATGAAAGCCGTCCGCAGGTCCTGGACCAGCTGCAGAGGGACACCCAGTTCTACCTGGAGAGAAACAGGCTCAAACTGGCTAGGCTCTGTTTGGTGCTGGGGGCAGAACGTTCAGCTGTGAGCAGAGCTAAGGACTGGATGAGTGAGAGGGCCTGGGAGATGAAGCATAAATGGGTGTGA